From a single Larimichthys crocea isolate SSNF chromosome XIII, L_crocea_2.0, whole genome shotgun sequence genomic region:
- the LOC109143087 gene encoding transcription factor Adf-1: MMQEKLINAVFNYPELYNPTLREYKDASRRCSAWRCVAGQVGISEEEGKRRWRNLRDRYRKERLAEKRRRRDSVPDTKAPWRYMHLLRYLEPYLQDRPSSSHLDTDTSAADNFTGPECDMSLCSSPTSPDDGLLCPTPAPLPGTPGASRSPSPVVSGASQPQLLADVTGMKKNSHATLFRRKRSRTELTDFEAQVLSALSAHHDEDYHYALSLAATMRKLPLAKKQKLRCRIEQCVYDVMVGDEH, encoded by the exons atgatgcaGGAGAAACTGATCAACGCTGTGTTCAACTACCCCGAGCTCTACAACCCGACCCTGCGGGAGTACAAGGACGCGAGTCGCCGATGCTCTGCGTGGCGCTGCGTCGCCGGACAAGTCGGGATCTCCG aggaggaaggaaagagaagatggaggaacCTACGAGACAGATACAGAAAGGAGCGGCTTGCCGAGAAACGGCGGCGGCGCGATTCTGTGCCGGACACAAAGGCGCCGTGGAGATACATGCATTTGTTACGTTACCTGGAGCCATACCTCCAAGACCGACCGTCTTCATCACATCTGGACACTGAcacctctgctgcagacaaCTTCACAGGACCAGAGTGTGACATGTCTTTGTGCAGCTCCCCTACGAGCCCAGATGACGGCCTTCTGTGTCCCACACCAGCACCCCTGCCAGGCACGCCCGGGGCCTCGCGGAGCCCCAGTCCCGTCGTGTCCGGAGCCTCGCAACCACAGCTGCTGGCCGACGTTACTGGTATGAAAAAGAACAGCCACGCAACATTGTTCCGGCGTAAGAGGAGCAgaacagagctaacagacttTGAGGCACAGGTGCTCAGCGCCCTGTCGGCCCACCATGATGAGGACTACCACTATGCCCTCAGCCTGGCGGCGACCATGCGGAAACTTCCTCTCGCCAAGAAGCAGAAGCTACGATGCCGCATT